AGCTCGGATCCGACATTTTTGCGGGTTAAGGAGCCGACATTACAGTAGTCGTATAGTGATTCAATGCCCCCCCTTTGGCCACATAAAATAAGAAGgactcttctccaaggaGTCTAGAGTCCCTCTGTTAAACGGAGGGGATTCTGTAAACGGAACAGTCAGATAgatatatacatatatatatatatttcTCCCTGCGACAATACTCTACGACTACATCATACCAGCACGACTTCCCGCACTATGCATATTACACAGAACACAACAAGTATCAGGTTGAAGTCTAGTAAGACTCATCTTTCATCAGAATCCATAGCTGCAAGTCGTAACAGTTCAGTACTATTCGCCTTTGAAATCTGTTGTATGATTACAGGCTTACTAGTCACAAACAGTTGACTCATCTCTATATAATCGTCAGCTGGaaataataaaaaaagaaacagaaaagaaaaagcaagCGCCAGCTGACTGCCTCCACATGACGCCGTAATCAAcgaacagaagaagaagaaaagaagtatCCATCGGATTTGGCCGTGTCTTTTTTCGGTCTTCTGCGATCCCTCGTGTGGGCTTCGATTCATATTAGTGGAAAATGTGATGAACTTCATAACCTCATCATTTCCTGGACTGCTATAAGACATCGGATCTCCTACGACTGCGTCGACTGCTCTGAACATCCAACCACAAAAATACGTACCACCCCAGAGTATGGTCGCAAATAACTTGGAGACGGCCAGCAGCTCTAGTTCAACACTCATGGAGTCATCGACACTGTCAGCCGCCCTGGCCCAAGATAggttgaaggaagaaaacggGGCATCCAAAACTCTTGGCCTTGACTCTGTACCCTCAATATCATGCTcaaatgaggaaggaactGCATTGGACGAGAATCTTCGTGGAAAGCCACCAGatagagaaggagatggaggatgtgcGAAGCTTTTGGTGGATACCCCACGaagcgaaaaagaagagattaCAGAGGTTGAGATGATTGATGGCAGACCAAAAGATATATATGATCGCTTTTCCAAGAGACAGAAGATTGTTATTGTTGCAATTATATCCTACTCCGCTTTCATTGCTCGTAAGTTACATTCAACTGTATGTCAAAGATCTCCCATAGATTCTGACTCTACGGTGCTACAGCTATGACCTCAtctatcttccttccttcaataCCAACCATGGCTGTTGATCTCCATTCCTCAGCTGAGGTCATAAACTATACTGTCGCGATTTTTTTGGTCACTATCGGTGTTGCCAGCGTTTTCTGGTCACCTTACTCTGGGTTCTATGGACGACGACCGGTGTATCTGGCCAGCATGCCAATCACAGTAGTAGCCAGCATAGGAGTCGCTCAATCGAAGAATATTGGGGCTATCATCGGTACCCGTATCTTGCAGGGCATAGGTAAAACCAACGAACTCGCCTGATAGTGTATGCAGCTAACCAAATCACGATCACAGGAAGCTCCTGTGTGCTCAGCGTAGGAGCAGGAACTATCGGAGATATCTTTAGGCCCACTGAAAGAAGTCGAGGTATGGCGACTTACTATATGGGGTAAGTTTGATTTTCACACGAATTTCAGATCATCGGCTCACTTTATTAACAACAGTGTCCTTATCGGACCTGCCTTGAGTCCAATCCTGGGTGGGATCTTTACGGAGTATACTTCACAAACTTGGCGCAGTGCCCAATACTTCTTGGCTGGATGTAGTGCATTATCGGTTGTTCTCacatttttctttcttcctgaGACAATCCACCCGCCTACCGTGCAtgagagattgaaaaacgagagaggaaaaaagtTTGTGATGTACTGGGTGAATCCTTTTAGATCGGTGATGCTGTTGAGGTGGCCAAACATAGCCATGGCAGTGGGTTCATTATTTTCTCCCTTCCAACAGAACAGAAGCTGAACAGTGGGACAGTGCTTTATCTCAAGTTGCGTAATGCTTGATACCTACTGCGTGATTATTCCACTGTCTGCTGTTTTTGTGAGATTCCCCTCTCAATCTTTACAAACTTGTCCTTACTCTCCTGTAGAAAGATAGATATAACATCCATAATACCGCTATCGCAGGTTGCTTATACCTTGTGAATGGCGCTGGTAACGTCATCTCGAGTAAAATTGCCGGACGTAAGTGTCTCAGTCCCAATCATCTACAAGATATTCATGGCTTCGCAGCATATGCCGACCGCATTGTAAAGAAGTGTATGGAAAAGCGAGGATACAGAAGGCCAGAGGACAGACTGAAGGCCAGCTTCTGGGGTACCCTGATTCTGATGCCGATATCGGTCTTGATATACGGGTGGTTGTTAAAGTTTGGGTGTGTCCTTATCGTTCTGACCGCAAGTCCAGGACTAATGGGTTATAATagcaaaggaggaatggcTCCACCTCTAATCATGGTGTTCTTGAACGGCATTTCTTTAATGCTCTGTCTTACGCCTCTCAATACTTAGTGGGTCAATCAGGTGATTGATTAGATTGACTGCTCATGTGTGTGAATAGCTTGGTAGACTGTATGCAGTCACGAAGTGCGGAGGTTGTGGCCATAAACAACTGTAAGTCGCATGAATTTCCTGAATGCGATAGGCAGGCATCATCTGATCCCTTGTAGGTATTCGATACATCTTTTCGGCCGCCGCATCTGCTTTCGTTCTTCCACTAGCCAACGCTATTGGTTGGGGCTGGACCATGACCATGTGCGCTTTCGTTAGCGTGAGTCATAATGCCTTGTCCGTGGCTCCAAGGAAATCGCTGAAACCGTTCAGTGGCTGGCAGCTGGAGCATTGTTTCTTCTGTGTCGCTATGGTGAATGCTGGCGAGAAGCAGCAAATATCCGCTATGGCATCACCAAAGTTGAAGCTCAAGAAGAGCGCGCAGACGGGGGaaaggacgaagaagctgcTGTTGTCATGAATAGTACAGTCGAAGACAGGGCCACTGAGGGATATGGCGAACACCTTGAGGGACCAGTACCTATGGAGGAAAAAATTTCTAGGACAAAGTCAAGAGCAAAGGCTGTTGATAGACAGGCGAATAGGAAAGCGGGCGAATTGCCTCTTGTGGAAGAAGTATTGAAAAGACAAGTGTCCTTTTCTGGCCCTTCGATCCATGGCGGGGGCTAAGTTTATGGCGGCTCTTTTGACAAAGTAATTATTGCATCGAGCATCAAAAAGTATGATTATTTACCAAATACATAATGACAGCCACTGTATGCAACAACCAATCCAATGTTTAGCGTGTCCTTAGTGGTTACTCGCCACCCGTTTCAattgtccttctctccaccccTTATCGTTGTTGTCGAAAGAGATTCCATGTTTGTAGTCCTTTGGTACCTGACCCATTGTGATGTGGGAGCCCTACGAGAAACGAAAGCGTGCGTGACGGCGGGGATATCAATATATAAGAAGACTAACAAAGAAACCTCGAAGAGGAGCGAAAGCAACCTAATACTGCTTACCACCAGAGGCGATCGTCAGCCGCGATGGGGTTGGGGGTATAACGATAACAAGCTATAGAACATCTCTTGTGTCTTTCTAGTCTCAACAGCAGAGCTCATGCGCAGAAGGAGGACATTGCGATTATAATTGGAAGCATGCAAGAATCAATGTTGATAAGAGTAACCCACGAACAGTCGCTAATTTTGGGAAGGCGGCGGGGGACAAAAGACGGAGGGTGAGGGGCCCTTCGGTCGGTTTTAAGGCGAAGATCCCGACATCAAAACAATTACTCGGGTTCGTCCGCATTCATAGTCCTATTTCCTCCATAACCCACGTATCATATCTTGTCTTCACTgcttccatttcatctcccatctccctGTTGCCGCCCTCCCCAATAGATCTATCTCGGTTTTCTCAAACCCCATAGTCACCGTCAGCACCGACTTGGAACATGTCCCTGTCAAGTGCTCTCCGGCTTAGACCCGTCTCCGGCCATAGACACAGCGGGATTCGACAGAACCGTCTGTTAGCGATGTCTCAGTCTCTTCTGGTTCACACAACGACCAGAAGAATATCAACAAAAGTCACTTGCCGGAAAGGCCTGTGCATGCTGACTGGTAGAACTTCTGCTGTACAACGGTATGCTCCACTACATTCCGGTCTTCGACACCACACTACAAAACCCTCATCGTCAAGCACGTCCAAGTCACTTGGTCACCAACATGACGATAAACATGAACATGAGCATGACCACGACCATGAGCATGACCACGACCATGAGCATGGGTTATTTCATACACACGTCCATGATCATTCGGAGGGCGCAGAACAGCTCATGGAAGCTTTGTCATCGGGAAAGATAGACAGGGGGACGCGGATAACTTTGTTGGGTGTGttaatcttcttcctaGCTTTAGACACAGAAATGACACCTGAATAGGCCTTGGGAGCAACGTTGCTCTTACTTTGTCCAAAGGTTTAGCGGGATTATGGATGAACTCGGCTTCTTTGCTAGCCGAAGCGGGTCATAGTTTGTCAGATCTGTTAGGTGTAAGTCTGGTCGAAGACCATTGGTGTAGCCCTCTGACCCGGACCGCAGGACTTTGTAACCCTTGCAACATGGAGAATTTCGCGGAAACCACCTACAGACGCATTCCCTTGGGGCTACAGTAAGTTTGAGACATTTGGAACCCTTACGGTCAGCGTCATTCTGGTTGGAGGTGCGATTGGTATCGGGCTACACTCTTACCATGTAAGTTGGGCCCCTCGATCGTCAGTTCTGGTCCTAATTGTTGCAGCTATTATTACAAACGTTGCTCCCCTATCTCGCAACTTTTCCCCCTGGCACACTATTCAACGTTATCGGCACTCACCTACCTGCTTCTATtccctcccctcttctcGAGTTGTTCCATTCTCATGGGCCTTCAGCACTCCCACATGAACATGGATCTGGAACCGACCACTTACATAGTCATGCTGCCGATGCTGGAGCTATCTTAAACCCACATGCTGCGTGGTTTGCATTAGCGAGTGTGGTTATCAAGGAGTGGCTATACAGATTAACAGCAAGGGTCGCTTCCGAGGAGCATAGTCCGGTATTGAAGGCCAACGCTTTGCAGTGAGTTGCCACCTCAGTTAAACACTATATCTCAGTTCCCTGATTCGGTATTAGTCACCGAGCAGACGCTCTCACCTCACTTGTTGCTCTAACCTCCATCCTTGGCTCTTCTTTCGGAGGCTGGCATTTCCTTGACCCTTTGGGTGGTATTGCTGTatcattcttcatccttcaacaGGGTCTGTCTTTATCGAAAGTCGCCATGCTCGAGCTGTTAGATGCTGGCATAGATAAGAAGACACAGGCCACGATCGAAAAGATTGTAACTGATTTAgtggatggagatgaactTCTGGCTGTCAGAAACGTAAGAGGTGTCAAGTGTGGTGGTGAGTACTTTCTTGTACCGTTCGTAAGGCTCGAAACCTGAGTGCGCGGGATAGGTCATACAAACCTCGACTTGACTATAGACGTTCCTCCCAGCATGACCGTTAGGGACTCCCACGCTCTTGAGCAAAGGGTGAGGGATGCTGTCATGTCAGCTCGAAGAGAAGTCAGAGAGGTCAAATTCCATGTACATAGCGAGGAGGTTTTGCCTGACGGAACTAGAGccaagaggaagactgtggagaaggagggacCGACATCTGactttggaagagatggttgTTGATCTGGAGCGATGGGGGCAGTGATGCTGCATTAGAAGTTGCTGAGGTGCAGTTGGATGTGGTGGAATGGAAGTATTGTAAGGGCTGTCCTTCGCTGGACATCAGGGGGCATCGAATCTCCATAATCCGATTCGGTGAGTTTGCATGATGGTTGTAGGCAAGAAACAGTAGCTGTATCAAGTATGACATCACTTATAGAGATGATTTTACCAACAAATGTTCTTTCCGTTATTTTAAGCTTCTAAGAATACCGCTCTCATCACTAAGTTCTGCTGTTCATCTCTAACAAAAAACTGAAGCCACAATTACGTACAGcaccctttccttctttacgATATCTGCCATCAGTCCGTTACAGTTGACCATTAAACCATTGACCGAGCGAGGTTATACACTACGACTGattcctcctgctcctctaAAGAGACATTTTTCGTTAAGGcttgttgttgagaagCTGTGATGACGGACACCAGCCAGTAACGTGCTTAAAAAATACAGATTCGATTCTTATCAGActcttcaagaagaatAGGCAGATAGCAATTAATTCCAGAGGTAATATCAAAGTACACTGTAACGAATGACCTATCTGCTCCACTTGTCTAAGATGAATGCGAATGAAGTTCCATTCAGCGCACATATTCTTGATGCAGGGGTACCTTCGGTCCATTCTATCAGCGACTATTTGGTGCCCGAGGAAAAAAGCGTTGCTGCAAGGGTCTAGGGACTCTGTATATTGTGTTGTGGATGATGTGTCTACGAACTGCTTCCAAAAACAGCAGGATTGCGAGTGATCTTTCTGTCAGACTTGGGTCCTGTCGAGCAAAGGATGAGGGAAAAGCAAGACATGATTTAAGACGAATGACTATCAGACACTGTTATTTAGGTATGCTGCCAGCTTGTTAAAGTTCTGACACCAAGCGTAGGTCTGAAGAGCCATTCATAAAACAACCAAAACCATAAAAGACATAATAGACGTACAGCCAGGATGCGCCGCATTGGTCACAAACTCCAAAAGCCCTGCTCTGATCTCATCTTGATAttgcatcatcctcaccttcttcaccttcttcaccacttCACCTCTGGTGATGATCTATTAGGAGGATGACATCAATCATGCTGTGTCAGGAAATAGCTGCTATACGGGTAGAAGCATATCAATTCGAGACAGAAAGA
This DNA window, taken from Cryptococcus deuterogattii R265 chromosome 3, complete sequence, encodes the following:
- a CDS encoding dityrosine transporter, with the translated sequence MVANNLETASSSSSTLMESSTLSAALAQDRLKEENGASKTLGLDSVPSISCSNEEGTALDENLRGKPPDREGDGGCAKLLVDTPRSEKEEITEVEMIDGRPKDIYDRFSKRQKIVIVAIISYSAFIAPMTSSIFLPSIPTMAVDLHSSAEVINYTVAIFLVTIGVASVFWSPYSGFYGRRPVYLASMPITVVASIGVAQSKNIGAIIGTRILQGIGSSCVLSVGAGTIGDIFRPTERSRGMATYYMGVLIGPALSPILGGIFTEYTSQTWRSAQYFLAGCSALSVVLTFFFLPETIHPPTVHERLKNERGKKFVMYWVNPFRSVMLLRWPNIAMACFISSCVMLDTYCVIIPLSAVFKDRYNIHNTAIAGCLYLVNGAGNVISSKIAGPYADRIVKKCMEKRGYRRPEDRLKASFWGTLILMPISVLIYGWLLKFGKGGMAPPLIMVFLNGISLMLCLTPLNTYLVDCMQSRSAEVVAINNCIRYIFSAAASAFVLPLANAIGWGWTMTMCAFVSWLAAGALFLLCRYGECWREAANIRYGITKVEAQEERADGGKDEEAAVVMNSTVEDRATEGYGEHLEGPVPMEEKISRTKSRAKAVDRQANRKAGELPLVEEVLKRQVSFSGPSIHGGG